A single Pangasianodon hypophthalmus isolate fPanHyp1 chromosome 27, fPanHyp1.pri, whole genome shotgun sequence DNA region contains:
- the LOC113531624 gene encoding flotillin-2a isoform X1 translates to MGNCHTVGPNEALVVSGGCCGSDKKTYAVGGWAWAWWLLTDIQRITLEIMTLQPKCEDVETAEGVAITVTGVAQVKVMTDHELLSLACEQFLGKSVTEIKGVILQTLEGHLRSILGTLTVEQIYQDRDQFASLVREVAAPDVGRMGIEILSFTIKDVYDKVDYLSSLGKTQTAAVQRDADIGVAEAERDAGIREAECKKEMMDVKFLADTKMADSKRELEMQKAAFNQEVNTKKAEAQLAYELQAAKEQQKIRLEEIEIEVVQRRKQITIEEKEIVRTDKELIATVKRPAEAEAYRMQQVAEGQKVKKVLTAQAEAEKIRKIGEAEAASIEAVGKAEAEKMKLKAEAYQQYGQAAKTALVLEALPKIAGKVAAPLGKTSEIVILSGDGSRVTGEVNRLLAELPVTVNALTGVDLSKMPLLQKMTTAHA, encoded by the exons GATAACACTAGAGATTATGACCCTGCAGCCCAAGTGTGAGGATGTTGAGACAGCGGAGGGGGTAGCGATTACAGTCACAGGGGTGGCACAG GTCAAGGTAATGACAGACCACGAGCTACTATCTCTCGCATGTGAACAGTTCCTGGGTAAATCAGTGACGGAAATTAAGGGGGTCATCCTGCAGACACTGGAGGGTCATCTGCGCTCCATTCTGG GCACTCTGACAGTGGAGCAGATTTACCAGGACCGAGATCAGTTTGCCAGCCTGGTGAGGGAGGTGGCAGCTCCTGATGTGGGTAGGATGGGTATTGAGATTCTCAGCTTCACTATTAAG GATGTCTATGATAAAGTGGATTATCTGAGCTCGTTGGGAAAGACCCAGACAGCAGCTGTGCAGAGAGATGCAGACATTGGTGTAGCGGAGGCGGAGAGAGATGCTGGAATCAGG GAAGCAGAATGCAAGAAGGAAATGATGGACGTTAAGTTCCTGGCAGACACTAAAATGGCCGACTCAAAGCGAGAGCTGGAGATGCAGAAAGCTGCTTTCAACCAAGAAGTCAATACAAAG AAAGCCGAGGCTCAGCTGGCATACGAACTGCAGGCAGCTAAGGAGCAGCAGAAGATCCGTTTAGAGGAGATCGAGATCGAAGTGGTGCAGAGAAGGAAACAGATCACCATTGAGGAGAAGGAAATCGTCCGGACAGACAAAGAGCTGATCGCCACAGTGAAGAGGCCTGCTGAGGCTGAGGCCTACAGGATGCAGCAGGTGGCTGAAGGACAAAA gGTGAAGAAGGTGCTGACAGCGCAGGCTGAAGCGGAGAAGATCAGGAAGATTGGAGAGGCTGAAGCAGCCTCCATTGAAGCTGTGGGCAAAGCTGAAGCAGAGAAGATGAAGCTAAAAGCTGAAGCTTACCAGCAGTATGGACAGGCAGCAAAAACTGCACTGGTCCTAGAGGCACTGCCCAAG ATTGCTGGAAAGGTGGCGGCTCCCTTGGGCAAGACCAGCGAGATTGTCATTCTGAGTGGCGATGGCAGCCGCGTGACCGGTGAAGTGAATCGTCTGTTGGCCGAGCTGCCGGTTACAGTTAACGCCCTCACAGGAGTCGACCTGTCAAag ATGCCTTTATTGCAGAAAATGACCACTGCCCACGCATGA
- the LOC113531624 gene encoding flotillin-2a isoform X2 translates to MGNCHTVGPNEALVVSGGCCGSDKKTYAVGGWAWAWWLLTDIQRISLEVITVLCRCENIETSEGVPLDVTGVAQVKVMTDHELLSLACEQFLGKSVTEIKGVILQTLEGHLRSILGTLTVEQIYQDRDQFASLVREVAAPDVGRMGIEILSFTIKDVYDKVDYLSSLGKTQTAAVQRDADIGVAEAERDAGIREAECKKEMMDVKFLADTKMADSKRELEMQKAAFNQEVNTKKAEAQLAYELQAAKEQQKIRLEEIEIEVVQRRKQITIEEKEIVRTDKELIATVKRPAEAEAYRMQQVAEGQKVKKVLTAQAEAEKIRKIGEAEAASIEAVGKAEAEKMKLKAEAYQQYGQAAKTALVLEALPKIAGKVAAPLGKTSEIVILSGDGSRVTGEVNRLLAELPVTVNALTGVDLSKMPLLQKMTTAHA, encoded by the exons AATTTCTCTGGAAGTAATAACCGTCCTGTGTCGCTGTGAGAATATCGAAACATCGGAGGGCGTCCCCCTGGATGTGACCGGGGTGGCTCAG GTCAAGGTAATGACAGACCACGAGCTACTATCTCTCGCATGTGAACAGTTCCTGGGTAAATCAGTGACGGAAATTAAGGGGGTCATCCTGCAGACACTGGAGGGTCATCTGCGCTCCATTCTGG GCACTCTGACAGTGGAGCAGATTTACCAGGACCGAGATCAGTTTGCCAGCCTGGTGAGGGAGGTGGCAGCTCCTGATGTGGGTAGGATGGGTATTGAGATTCTCAGCTTCACTATTAAG GATGTCTATGATAAAGTGGATTATCTGAGCTCGTTGGGAAAGACCCAGACAGCAGCTGTGCAGAGAGATGCAGACATTGGTGTAGCGGAGGCGGAGAGAGATGCTGGAATCAGG GAAGCAGAATGCAAGAAGGAAATGATGGACGTTAAGTTCCTGGCAGACACTAAAATGGCCGACTCAAAGCGAGAGCTGGAGATGCAGAAAGCTGCTTTCAACCAAGAAGTCAATACAAAG AAAGCCGAGGCTCAGCTGGCATACGAACTGCAGGCAGCTAAGGAGCAGCAGAAGATCCGTTTAGAGGAGATCGAGATCGAAGTGGTGCAGAGAAGGAAACAGATCACCATTGAGGAGAAGGAAATCGTCCGGACAGACAAAGAGCTGATCGCCACAGTGAAGAGGCCTGCTGAGGCTGAGGCCTACAGGATGCAGCAGGTGGCTGAAGGACAAAA gGTGAAGAAGGTGCTGACAGCGCAGGCTGAAGCGGAGAAGATCAGGAAGATTGGAGAGGCTGAAGCAGCCTCCATTGAAGCTGTGGGCAAAGCTGAAGCAGAGAAGATGAAGCTAAAAGCTGAAGCTTACCAGCAGTATGGACAGGCAGCAAAAACTGCACTGGTCCTAGAGGCACTGCCCAAG ATTGCTGGAAAGGTGGCGGCTCCCTTGGGCAAGACCAGCGAGATTGTCATTCTGAGTGGCGATGGCAGCCGCGTGACCGGTGAAGTGAATCGTCTGTTGGCCGAGCTGCCGGTTACAGTTAACGCCCTCACAGGAGTCGACCTGTCAAag ATGCCTTTATTGCAGAAAATGACCACTGCCCACGCATGA
- the eral1 gene encoding GTPase Era, mitochondrial, with protein MALRMCESLLCRTLRFSKVLSMETAPLRLRTAHRGCAVRNTVFRFVPACFITTEVFLDRLLKERTLGFAENPAGSPAHAAVPPDRVEHFSLMLKDPDQPENPKVLRVAIIGAPNAGKSTLTNQLLGKKLFATSQKVHTTRSRALGVITEDNTQIILLDTPGLTTPSKAKRHQLEKTFLVDPLKSLQQADLVVVLVDVSEKWTRGRLDFEVLKCLALNAHIPAVLVLNKVDLLKSKPLLLDITAELTEGIVNGKRLKVRSLVKPLKKEIQEKQMEKTPGVQNGEEQMPNPDNQLLRGLSREQLRALKSRKGWPHFKDVFMMCATDGEDVQTLKSYLMVEAKPGPWQYHSEVLTDQSPEDICTNTIREKLLEYLPQEVPYTVTQRIELWRETANGNLDISVKLHVKKDSHMKMVIGPGGQLIARIAREAGLDLTNAFMCEVRLKISATLKN; from the exons ATGGCACTGCGCATGTGCGAGTCGTTGTTGTGCAGGACTTTGCGCTTTTCCAAAGTGCTGTCGATGGAAACTGCGCCACTGCGTCTGAGGACAG CTCATCGTGGCTGTGCAGTGAGGAACACTGTGTTTCGCTTTGTTCCCGCCTGTTTCATCACCACCGAGGTTTTTCTGGACAGACTGCTGAAAGAACGTACGCTCGGCTTTGCGGAGAATCCTGCAGGCTCCCCGGCTCACGCTGCTGTTCCCCCGGATAGAG ttGAGCACTTTTCCTTGATGCTGAAAGATCCAGATCAACCAGAAAATCCAAAGGTTTTAAGAGTGGCTATAATCGGTGCTCCAAATGCAGGGAAATCAACACTGACCAACCAGCTCCTGGGCAAAAAG CTGTTTGCAACCTCCCAGAAAGTGCATACTACGAGATCTCGTGCACTTGGGGTGATCACAGAGGACAATACTCAGATT aTTCTGCTGGATACGCCTGGTCTCACTACTCCATCTAAAGCTAAAAG ACATCAGCTGGAAAAGACTTTTCTTGTGGATCCACTGAAATCATTACAACAGGCTGATCTAG tggtggtgttggtggacGTGTCAGAAAAGTGGACTCGCGGTAGGCTGGACTTTGAGGTGCTGAAGTGTCTGGCCCTGAATGCACATATTCCTGCTGTCCTCGTCCTCAATAAG GTGGACCTCCTAAAGAGCAAACCCTTGTTGCTGGACATTACTGCAGAACTGACTGAGGGTATTGTGAACGGCAAGAGGCTGAAAGTGCGCAGCTTAGTGAAGCCGCTAAAGAAGGAAATACAGGAGAAGCAGATGGAAAAGACTCCAGGTGTGCAGAATGGAGAAGAGCAAATGCCAAACCCAGACAATCAGCTACTAAGAGGCCTGAGCAGAGAGCAGCTGAGGGCCCTGAAGAGCCGTAAAGGATGGCCACACTTCAAGGACGTGTTCATGATGTGTGCTACAGATGGCGAGGATGTGCAGACACTGAAG AGTTATCTGATGGTGGAGGCGAAGCCAGGTCCGTGGCAGTACCACAGTGAGGTACTCACAGATCAGAGCCCTGAGGACATCTGTACCAACACCATCCGAGAGAAACTACTGGAGTATCTTCCTCAGGAGGTGCCTTACACAGTGACCCAG cGCATTGAACTCTGGAGGGAAACAGCCAACGGCAATTTGGACATATCTGTCAAACTGCATGTGAAAAAAGACAGCCATATG aaaatggTGATTGGTCCTGGGGGGCAGCTGATAGCTCGAATAGCCCGGGAAGCAGGACTGGACCTCACAAATGCTTTCATGTGTGAGGTGCGGCTGAAAATATCCGCCACTCTGAAGAACTGA
- the tbx16l gene encoding T-box transcription factor TBX6L, giving the protein MYVHEDYPYPLNPLTKTYGYYPQGQMNSVCQPSCGEAELMSLPVHAALQGRELWDKFNKVGTEMLITKTGRRMFPSCRVTVMGLNPKVKYVLMMDMVPFDNNKYKWNRDHWEVSGKSEPHLPNRFFIHPDSPALGERWMQYPISFHKLKLTNNTLNSKGLVVLHSMHKYQPRLHIVQSPDPCGGHSGGYLRFTFPEASFIAVTSYQNHEITKLKIDNNPFAKGFRDNGLSRKRFRDKDMHQKSVSGQQQNRTQNHQASLLDTDDEEDEQVSSSVESAGALCLPHMKAAPMPVSNPFLSAFMKSGGAGLACGQEELSQSTISHQSQHMLNSKNRDSRRPDDNLQYMCASLPEAHSTRIPMPQQQPCHSPDIQTPAVLQIYSAQAKLHQSLHLPPKLSRMQLPESVFRSLDSNPKPLSDIFNTIRARVVAKDSQIIPQHEQTASGSNREEKALIFPAVQDCGATFCTEQYTGHATEWPAFNGNTGQSSTEPRSVAFSQLGEYTGESAAGK; this is encoded by the exons ATGTACGTCCATGAGGACTACCCTTATCCACTCAATCCCCTGACCAAGACCTATGGATACTATCCACAAG gaCAGATGAATTCAGTTTGCCAGCCAAGCTGTGGTGAAGCAGAGCTGATGTCACTTCCGGTTCATGCGGCGCTTCAGGGGCGAGAACTGTGGGACAAATTTAACAAAGTTGGCACTGAGATGCTCATCACTAAAACGGGCAG ACGCATGTTTCCCAGCTGCAGAGTCACAGTGATGGGGCTAAACCCCAAAGTCAAGTATGTGCTGATGATGGACATGGTGCCGTTTGATAATAACAAGTACAAG TGGAACAGGGATCACTGGGAGGTGAGCGGCAAATCCGAACCTCACCTGCCAAACCGCTTCTTCATCCACCCGGACTCACCCGCTTTGGGAGAAAGGTGGATGCAGTATCCTatctccttccataaactcAAGCTCACCAACAACACACTCAACTCTAAAGGCCTG GTGGTGCTTCATTCCATGCACAAATACCAGCCTCGTCTACACATAGTTCAGTCTCCAGACCCCTGTGGAGGCCACAGTGGTGGTTACCTGCGATTTACCTTCCCAGAGGCATCCTTCATAGCAGTCACATCCTACCAGAACCATGAG ATCACCAAGCTGAAGATTGACAACAACCCCTTTGCCAAAGGCTTTCGTGACAACGGACTTAGCAGGAAAAG GTTTAGAGACAAGGATATGCATCAGAAATCAGTTTCAGGGCAGCAACAGAACAGGACACAAAATCACCAAG CAAGTCTACTGGACACggatgatgaggaagatgaaCAAGTCTCCAGCTCAGTGGAGTCCGCTGGTGCACTGTGCCTACCGCACATGAAAGCTGCGCCCATGCCTGTCTCCAACCCTTTCTTATCAGCATTTATGAAGAGTGGAGGTGCTGGATTGGCCTGTGGCCAGGAGGAACTGAGCCAGAGCACCATTTCCCATCAATCCCAGCATATGCTCAACAGCAAGAACAGAGACTCCAGGAG GCCTGATGACAATCTCCAGTACATGTGTGCCTCTTTGCCAGAAGCCCACAGCACCCGAATCCCGATGCCACAGCAGCAGCCATGTCACAGCCCAGACATCCAGACCCCAGCCGTACTCCAGATTTACTCAGCCCAAGCCAAACTCCACCAGTCCCTCCATCTGCCACCCAAACTCAGCCGAATGCAGCTGCCTGAAAGTGTCTTTAGGAGTCTGGATTCCAATCCAAAGCCCCTGTCTGACATTTTCAACACAATCCGGGCACGAGTGGTGGCCAAGGATTCACAAATTATTCCCCAGCACGAGCAGACGGCCTCAGGCTCAAATAGAGAAGAGAAAGCCCTGATTTTCCCAGCTGTCCAGGACTGCGGTGCGACATTTTGCACTGAACAATACACTGGCCATGCAACAGAGTGGCCTGCTTTCAATGGGAACACAGGGCAGAGTAGCACTGAGCCCAGATCAGTGGCATTTTCACAGCTGGGGGAATACACTGGAGAAAGTGCTGCTgggaaataa
- the LOC113531624 gene encoding flotillin-2a isoform X3, translating into MGVGMVAPHRHSKVKVMTDHELLSLACEQFLGKSVTEIKGVILQTLEGHLRSILGTLTVEQIYQDRDQFASLVREVAAPDVGRMGIEILSFTIKDVYDKVDYLSSLGKTQTAAVQRDADIGVAEAERDAGIREAECKKEMMDVKFLADTKMADSKRELEMQKAAFNQEVNTKKAEAQLAYELQAAKEQQKIRLEEIEIEVVQRRKQITIEEKEIVRTDKELIATVKRPAEAEAYRMQQVAEGQKVKKVLTAQAEAEKIRKIGEAEAASIEAVGKAEAEKMKLKAEAYQQYGQAAKTALVLEALPKIAGKVAAPLGKTSEIVILSGDGSRVTGEVNRLLAELPVTVNALTGVDLSKMPLLQKMTTAHA; encoded by the exons GTCAAGGTAATGACAGACCACGAGCTACTATCTCTCGCATGTGAACAGTTCCTGGGTAAATCAGTGACGGAAATTAAGGGGGTCATCCTGCAGACACTGGAGGGTCATCTGCGCTCCATTCTGG GCACTCTGACAGTGGAGCAGATTTACCAGGACCGAGATCAGTTTGCCAGCCTGGTGAGGGAGGTGGCAGCTCCTGATGTGGGTAGGATGGGTATTGAGATTCTCAGCTTCACTATTAAG GATGTCTATGATAAAGTGGATTATCTGAGCTCGTTGGGAAAGACCCAGACAGCAGCTGTGCAGAGAGATGCAGACATTGGTGTAGCGGAGGCGGAGAGAGATGCTGGAATCAGG GAAGCAGAATGCAAGAAGGAAATGATGGACGTTAAGTTCCTGGCAGACACTAAAATGGCCGACTCAAAGCGAGAGCTGGAGATGCAGAAAGCTGCTTTCAACCAAGAAGTCAATACAAAG AAAGCCGAGGCTCAGCTGGCATACGAACTGCAGGCAGCTAAGGAGCAGCAGAAGATCCGTTTAGAGGAGATCGAGATCGAAGTGGTGCAGAGAAGGAAACAGATCACCATTGAGGAGAAGGAAATCGTCCGGACAGACAAAGAGCTGATCGCCACAGTGAAGAGGCCTGCTGAGGCTGAGGCCTACAGGATGCAGCAGGTGGCTGAAGGACAAAA gGTGAAGAAGGTGCTGACAGCGCAGGCTGAAGCGGAGAAGATCAGGAAGATTGGAGAGGCTGAAGCAGCCTCCATTGAAGCTGTGGGCAAAGCTGAAGCAGAGAAGATGAAGCTAAAAGCTGAAGCTTACCAGCAGTATGGACAGGCAGCAAAAACTGCACTGGTCCTAGAGGCACTGCCCAAG ATTGCTGGAAAGGTGGCGGCTCCCTTGGGCAAGACCAGCGAGATTGTCATTCTGAGTGGCGATGGCAGCCGCGTGACCGGTGAAGTGAATCGTCTGTTGGCCGAGCTGCCGGTTACAGTTAACGCCCTCACAGGAGTCGACCTGTCAAag ATGCCTTTATTGCAGAAAATGACCACTGCCCACGCATGA